The Candidatus Beckwithbacteria bacterium region CAACCTGCTTAGTCTATCACGAAGACTCAATTTTGCAAGCTGACTACTCAGTTCTTGGATTTTGTTTACCACTTCTTTATCACTGTAATTTGGCAGTTCCAGTAAAAAGCTGGTATCAAATTGAGCTTGCAACTCAGCCGGTAAAGTTTTAGCAAAACTAACTACATCTTTGGGTTTGTCTTGTAGCAGTTTAGCTAAAATTTTAGTTAAAGCTGAATCATTCATATCTTCGATAGGAATAGTTTCTATAGCAATTTTGTCGTAAAAAGTCAAAACTAAAGCTAAAAGCTCATCTGCCAACAACATCACTCTGGGCTTAACTGCAACAGTAGTTTCTTGAGCATTCGACGTATTTCCTAATTCCTTTTTTTTACTATAACGTTCAATTTCTTGCTCAATCACTTCTTTTTCTACTTGCAGCAGTGTAGCCAGTTTTTTAATATAAAAATCCTGAATTACTCTGTTTTCAATTTGAGAAAGCAGGGGTACTATTTCGGCTGAAATTGCCTGTTTACCATCAATGGTCAGTGAATCATGATTTTTTTGAGTCTGAGCCAGGAAAAAGTCATAAACCCCAACTGCTTGTTTAACTACTTGGCGCCAAGCCGCTGGATCAGTTTTAACCAGTTCATCCGGATCTTTACCTTGAGAAAGTTCTACTACTTTGATATTCATTTCCGCAGCTTGAGCTACAGTGATCGCCCGTTTGGCAGCAGCTACTCCGGCACTATCGGCATCCAAAGCTAAAGTAATCGTTTGGCAGTAACGGTTTAAAAGTTTGACTTGCTGGTCTGTTAGAGCTGAACCTTTGACTGCTACGGTGTAGCCGATATTGGCCCGCAAACTGGCTAACACATCTAGTTCTCCTTCCACAATCACTACGTTATTAGCTTTACGGATGGCATCTTTAACCATGTGCAACGGAAAGAGCATCTGGCTTTTGTGATAAATCGGGGTTTCCGGACTATTGATGTATTTACCGCTTTTGCCATCGTCGGTCCATGGCAAGATCCGACCAGAAAAGGCCACCAAATTACCACGGTGGTCATACAGTGGAAACATGACCCGTCCTCGAAACCGATCATAACCACCTCGGTCACTTTTGATAGTTAGACCTGTTTCTTCAAGATCATTTAAATGAAATTTTTTCTTTTTAGTTAAAAAGTCAGTTAAAGCTTGCCAATTATCCGGCGCATAACCTAATTTAAAATCTCTAATCTGGGTAGGGGTTACTCCTCGTTCCTGCAAATACTCCAAGGCTTTCTTGCCGATCTGGTGTTTAGTTAAAAGATAGTGGTAAAAATCAGCTGCTGCTAGGCTAATTTCGATTAGCTTTTGTTTATGAGTAAAATCTTGGGTTGGCTGAAAATTGGTTAGTTCTACCCCAGCTTGCTGGGCCAGATCCCGCAGCGCTTCTGAAAAACCTACTCCTTCCTGTTCCATATAAAAACTGAAAACATCTCCTGATTTACCACAGCCGAAACACTTGTACATCTGCCGCTCAGGCGAGACAAAAAATGAAGGTGATTTTTCTTGGTGAAAAGGACACAGGCCTTTAAAGTTACGGCCAGCTGGTTTGAGCTGAATGCGCTGACCAATAAAGTCCACAATGTCGAGCTTGGAACGAACGTCTTCTTTATCTCCCATAGTGAGATCATTATATCAGGGGAATGAGTTTTTTTAGGAAAATAAAAAAACAAGTACCACAGTAATAACCATTCCTAATCCAAAAATCAACACCACTGGCGAAGGTTTGGGAATAGTTAGAGTAAAAGCATTTTTAGATTTAGCTGTTGATTCTATTGCTGATTCTTGAGAAAGTAGTTCGGGAATATTTTTAGGAAAGGAGTTTTTAAGTTTTTTAGGTAAATCCTTCAGATGTTGTAAGTTTTTAGGCACTTCATCCCAATTGTTATAGCTTTTACCATTGATAGTAATCGTGTTAACTTGAGCCTCTTGAGCTTGAGCAATTAAGGGGTCAAATTGATCAGGAATGCCGTTTTGATCTTTATCTTCAAGCATTTTTTGAAAATTTTCAGGCAAATCTTCAAAGTTAGCATAGTTTTGGCCGTTGACCGTATACGTGTTTTTGGTGGTAATGATTTGTTTTTTCATAAGTTTGTTTGGCATTATAGCAAAAACTAATTTAAATAATTTCAATCTTCAAATTCTTCCCAAACTCCATTAAATCTATTTTTTTATCACCAATGGTAATACTGGCAGCAAACTCATAATTACCTTTTAAAGTATTTTTAGGAATCTGCCAATTAGCCCAACTAATGTAGGTTTGACCAATTTTAAGATAAGCATCAGTTTTGATAGTAAAAGTTTTTTCTCTCCATGCTCCAATAGCATCATCAGTTTTAAAAGGTAGGTTGGTAGTAATAATTAAATTTGTAATTTTTTTGGCAGTTGCAACTTGAAGCCTAAATTCTTCTCCGCCGTGGCGACGCACCAGTTCTGATAACTGAGGACTAAATACTACTTTCTTAATAAGGGGAGTTTTAATACTACGATTGGTTTTTTGAATAATAGTTTTTACGCTTTGTAAATCAATATTTTTAAGTTCAGTTGGGCTTTTGAGTTGCCAGTTGGTGCTATTTTCCACTCCTGGTTCATTGTAGCGGCGAATATCTAAAAGCAAATCTTGGAGCGTAAACATGACAAGCTGCGCTACACTCTGACTAACCAGCTCGGTAAAAGCCAACATAATCTCTTTTTGATTCCGCAACTTACTATGCAGAGTATTGTGTTTTTTGATTTGTTTTTTGAAATATGTTTTCCATTTAGGCGATAGGTTTTGCCACCAATCTAAAATAGTTGGCGTATCATGATTATTAATAAAAGCTATGCAGTCATCAGGATACGCAGTAATGTCTCGATAGCGTTTACGACCGTACCATTGTAGGCAACGCATACCTGGTAGGCCATTTTCCTGTAAAGGCTGATCAACTTCACTTTTGCTGACATAGCCGGCGTCTTCAGCAATAAAATACGTAGAAGGAAAAGTAGCTTTAAGTTTTTGCAATAATTGATACCCCAAAGCTTCTTGATGCTTTCCTTTCTTGGTTTTGGGATCAATCAGGTAATATTTCCAGATTAAAGCTAGGGTGTGATCAAGTCTAATAACCTGACTAAACTTATTTAAGAAAGCCACACTTTTAATAAAATAATCAATGACTGCTTCGCTTTTTTGATCAAAGCGGTAGACAGCATGACCCCACAACTGCTGACCAAACGGATCTTTGGGGCTATTGCAACCAGAGACAAATTCGGCTTGGCCATCTTTTTTGAGATAAAACAAATGCTGATTGGCCCAAACGTCAGTACTATCAAGTTCCGGATAAATGGCTTTATCTAACATCAGGTAAATTCCTTTAGCGGCTGCATAATTACTTAAGGACTGCCATTGTTTTTGTAAAATCCACTGGCTAAACAGGTAAAATTTGACCTTTGGTTTCAGCTCAGGATAGTTTTTGATAATAGCTTTGACATTCCCGGTTTTATACTGCGCTGGCCAATCTTGCCAAGAAGTTTGAAATTGCTCTTTCAAACATTTAAACAAAGCGTAAGCCAGTACATCCTTTGAGACTTTTGTACAAAATTTATTGAAATTTTTATTAAAAGTTAAACGGCTAAAAGCAGCTTTTAATAGCCTGGTTTTATACACATATACTTGTTGATAATTGATAGTATGAGTACTAGCAAAACGCTTTGCCTGAACCAGCCCAAACATTTTAAGACTATCAAAGACCCGATCACTAAAAGGGACTTGGCTAAGATCTAAATATATGGGGTTTAAAGAAAAATTACTCAGTCCTTTATAGGGGCAAGGTTCATCTGGTCCAGAATCAGCTAGAGGTGTTAGCTGCAAAACCCGTAGGCCAACCTTGGCCATTTTGTCAATCAGTTCCCTGATATGAACTAGGTCTCCAGCCCCATACCATGATTGTTGACTAACTAGATAAGTAGAACTATGCAGATCCAAACCTGCTAATTTTTGACCCTGATACAGCTGGGTCCACAGTGGTGGTAAAACTGATGGTTTGGCAGTTTTTTTAATCATCTGTTTTGTGATTCACAATAAAAAGTAATTTAGTGGCTTCAATATTGGCTAGGCTAATCAGACTAACTCCTACAATAACCATCCAACCAAAGATATCTAACGCCACGGTTTGGAGCAGAGTTTGCAAAAATGGAACATAGATAGCAGCTGCATAAGCTAAAACAACAATAATAGCTGATCCAGTCAACCAGGGATTTGAAAATAGTTTAATATGCCAAATGTTTTGACGCAGATTTTTGTAGGCAAAAACCGCAAAAGCCGTATTGACACAAACTGAGCCAAATACTACCGTTCGCACGTATCTTAAATCAAAACCCAAGCGTTGCCATAACCACCAAAAAACCAGTAGAGCTAAAAACTGGTTTACAATTCCGGTAAAAAAGATAATCACTTTCATTTCTTTTGTTAAAAGCGGGGTGTTTTTAGGGTCAGGCTGACGATACATCACTCCCTTTTCCCCAGGCTCAAAGGCATAAGCAATATTAGGCAAAGTGTCTTCAACAATGTTGTTCCACAAAATTTGCACCGGTAAAATTGGCAGCGGCCAGGCAAAAACTAGTTTAGAAAAACCCACTAAAATAATTGAGGTAAAACTGTCAGCCAACACATAAGCAATCGCTTTGCGGATATTATCAACGGTAATCCGACCCTGACGGATAGCTCGGACAATAATAGAAAAACTATCGTTTAAAAGCACTAGATCAGCAGCAGCTTTAGCAACCTCTGTTCCAGACCCTAAAGCAATCCCAATATTGGCTTTTTTTAAAGCCGGTGAATCATTAACTCCATCACCAACCATAGCTACTACTTTACCTTTATCCTGCCAAGCCGTCACAATTTGGATTTTGTGTCTAGGCTCAGTCCGAGCATAAATAATTAAAGTTTCAAGTCTGTCAGCCAATTTTTTAGGGCTTAACTTATCTAATTCTTGGCCGGTAATAATTTGTTTATCAGTTACTGTAATTCCAGCTGCCTTAGCCACTGCCTTGGCGGTTTGAGGAAAATCACCAGTGATAATAATGGGTTGTAAGCCAGCTTGTAGAGCGGTTTTGATAGCTTGAGCAATGCCTTTGCGTAATCTATCTTCAAAAGCTAGCAAGCCAATAAATTCCAGATTATTAATATCTTCAACTGAAAGTGTATCTTGTCTGTTGCTTACTTTTTTGATAGCCACTGCTACCACTCGCAAACCTTGACTAGCTAAAGCATTAATATCTTTTTGCCATTTTTTGGCTTCAGCTGATTTGGGTAGTAGACGTTCAGGTGCTCCAGCTACAAAAATATACCTTTGTCTTTTAACTTGACGAAGACTAGCTTGAAATTTATAAATGGAATCAAATGGTAATTTAGCTACTTCCCAATGACTTTTGTTGAGGCTGATAATATCTAGACCAAAATCCTGACCGGCAGTTAACAATACCTGATCAGTTGGCGAACCTTTTAAGCGCCAGTCGGACTTTGAATCTCTGGGGTTTTCTACATACGCATCAGAGGTCAGCATAGCAACTTGAGCAGCCAGTTTTTTATCTTCTGCCACAATAGTTTTAAGCCGCATTTTGCCTTGAGTTAAGGTTTTGGTTTTGTCAAAACAAATAATTGAGGTGGAACCTAAAATTTCTACGGAAGACAATTTTTGAATTAAGCCTTTTTTCTTCAGAAGTCGATCCATGCCAATAGCCAAAATAATAGTCATAACAATTGGCAAAGCTTCCGGAATCCCACCCACTGCAATAGCTACCGAGGTTTCAAACATTTCCAGCAAATTTCCTTCCCGCAAATAGCCACCTACAAAAATAGCTAAAGATAAACTCCCAATGAGCAAACCAATTGTTTTGGCAAAATGACGCAGTTTTGTTTGCAGCGGCGAAAGCTCGGTTTCGGTTTCTTCCAGAAGCTGGGCAATCTTGCCTGTTTCAGTATGGATACCTGTGGCAGTAACTATAAACATTCCAGTGCCAGCTTCAACTAAAGAACCGGTATAAACCATGTTTTTACGATCTCCCAACATGGTGTCTTTTTGATGTAAAGACTTGATATGTTTATCAATAGCTAGCCATTCACCGGTCAAAACCGCTTCGGAAACACTAAGATTATTACTTTCAATTAATCTACCATCCGCTGGGACTTTATCACCAGGTTGTAAAAATACCATATCTCCCGGGACTAACTCTGCTTGGTCTATTTCTAGTTTTTGACCATAACGTAAAACCGTAGCTTTTGTGACTAAAATTCCTTTGAGCTTATCCAAAATATTGAGAGTCTTGTATTCTTGCCAAAAACCAAACAGGGCATTGATGGTAACTGCAGCTAAAATCACAATCGTATCAGTCCAATGTCCAACCAGCAGCATTACTAAGCCCGCCACTAGCAAAATATAAACAAGGGGATTGCTAAATTGACGTAGTAACAGTTTTAGCCAAGAGATACGTTTTTTTGAGGGGAGTCGATTCAGGCCAAATTGAGTTTGGCGTTTCTCAACTTCAGTTAAACTCAAACCTTGCTCAACATTACTTTCCAATAGTT contains the following coding sequences:
- the dnaG gene encoding DNA primase, producing MGDKEDVRSKLDIVDFIGQRIQLKPAGRNFKGLCPFHQEKSPSFFVSPERQMYKCFGCGKSGDVFSFYMEQEGVGFSEALRDLAQQAGVELTNFQPTQDFTHKQKLIEISLAAADFYHYLLTKHQIGKKALEYLQERGVTPTQIRDFKLGYAPDNWQALTDFLTKKKKFHLNDLEETGLTIKSDRGGYDRFRGRVMFPLYDHRGNLVAFSGRILPWTDDGKSGKYINSPETPIYHKSQMLFPLHMVKDAIRKANNVVIVEGELDVLASLRANIGYTVAVKGSALTDQQVKLLNRYCQTITLALDADSAGVAAAKRAITVAQAAEMNIKVVELSQGKDPDELVKTDPAAWRQVVKQAVGVYDFFLAQTQKNHDSLTIDGKQAISAEIVPLLSQIENRVIQDFYIKKLATLLQVEKEVIEQEIERYSKKKELGNTSNAQETTVAVKPRVMLLADELLALVLTFYDKIAIETIPIEDMNDSALTKILAKLLQDKPKDVVSFAKTLPAELQAQFDTSFLLELPNYSDKEVVNKIQELSSQLAKLSLRDRLSRL
- a CDS encoding 4-alpha-glucanotransferase, which produces MIKKTAKPSVLPPLWTQLYQGQKLAGLDLHSSTYLVSQQSWYGAGDLVHIRELIDKMAKVGLRVLQLTPLADSGPDEPCPYKGLSNFSLNPIYLDLSQVPFSDRVFDSLKMFGLVQAKRFASTHTINYQQVYVYKTRLLKAAFSRLTFNKNFNKFCTKVSKDVLAYALFKCLKEQFQTSWQDWPAQYKTGNVKAIIKNYPELKPKVKFYLFSQWILQKQWQSLSNYAAAKGIYLMLDKAIYPELDSTDVWANQHLFYLKKDGQAEFVSGCNSPKDPFGQQLWGHAVYRFDQKSEAVIDYFIKSVAFLNKFSQVIRLDHTLALIWKYYLIDPKTKKGKHQEALGYQLLQKLKATFPSTYFIAEDAGYVSKSEVDQPLQENGLPGMRCLQWYGRKRYRDITAYPDDCIAFINNHDTPTILDWWQNLSPKWKTYFKKQIKKHNTLHSKLRNQKEIMLAFTELVSQSVAQLVMFTLQDLLLDIRRYNEPGVENSTNWQLKSPTELKNIDLQSVKTIIQKTNRSIKTPLIKKVVFSPQLSELVRRHGGEEFRLQVATAKKITNLIITTNLPFKTDDAIGAWREKTFTIKTDAYLKIGQTYISWANWQIPKNTLKGNYEFAASITIGDKKIDLMEFGKNLKIEII
- a CDS encoding HAD-IC family P-type ATPase gives rise to the protein MEKTALNKAWYTMAASVVTELLESNVEQGLSLTEVEKRQTQFGLNRLPSKKRISWLKLLLRQFSNPLVYILLVAGLVMLLVGHWTDTIVILAAVTINALFGFWQEYKTLNILDKLKGILVTKATVLRYGQKLEIDQAELVPGDMVFLQPGDKVPADGRLIESNNLSVSEAVLTGEWLAIDKHIKSLHQKDTMLGDRKNMVYTGSLVEAGTGMFIVTATGIHTETGKIAQLLEETETELSPLQTKLRHFAKTIGLLIGSLSLAIFVGGYLREGNLLEMFETSVAIAVGGIPEALPIVMTIILAIGMDRLLKKKGLIQKLSSVEILGSTSIICFDKTKTLTQGKMRLKTIVAEDKKLAAQVAMLTSDAYVENPRDSKSDWRLKGSPTDQVLLTAGQDFGLDIISLNKSHWEVAKLPFDSIYKFQASLRQVKRQRYIFVAGAPERLLPKSAEAKKWQKDINALASQGLRVVAVAIKKVSNRQDTLSVEDINNLEFIGLLAFEDRLRKGIAQAIKTALQAGLQPIIITGDFPQTAKAVAKAAGITVTDKQIITGQELDKLSPKKLADRLETLIIYARTEPRHKIQIVTAWQDKGKVVAMVGDGVNDSPALKKANIGIALGSGTEVAKAAADLVLLNDSFSIIVRAIRQGRITVDNIRKAIAYVLADSFTSIILVGFSKLVFAWPLPILPVQILWNNIVEDTLPNIAYAFEPGEKGVMYRQPDPKNTPLLTKEMKVIIFFTGIVNQFLALLVFWWLWQRLGFDLRYVRTVVFGSVCVNTAFAVFAYKNLRQNIWHIKLFSNPWLTGSAIIVVLAYAAAIYVPFLQTLLQTVALDIFGWMVIVGVSLISLANIEATKLLFIVNHKTDD